A genomic region of Clarias gariepinus isolate MV-2021 ecotype Netherlands chromosome 23, CGAR_prim_01v2, whole genome shotgun sequence contains the following coding sequences:
- the LOC128511725 gene encoding protein transport protein Sec16A-like, whose amino-acid sequence MYFTGCSLLPDPFAGNVGERNFPPQNSTIWNILRSHHRRRHFLRDENQSKHPDELAKFPGPLMSSKMQKKELFQFITMKSQKCLDEIAEPDQVEAFFFWQIVGLFCAHNGEVMMCEVARLLFRAYSLLRQRALGCKGALSHEQWCLPLARLLCSNIPDDKHREHVIEMGDYLASRGLIYAAHICYVVAKVELGSHEWMYLVGFNSLPNGLAALNESVMSTETYEYMLSLTSGHAQTNFQIFKLDHAIRLAMLALDDTAFEYCETIARAVITSPCCFTTSLMEKLILLSINLYSKRQQEKEPEWLLHLLQLHSLKVADVNADYCEQPGPFTSSNVGPEELEPSTSSNVFCEIQQSECGTIPAFESLYLEQHTDPEALNPFC is encoded by the exons atgtacttcacagggtgctccctactccctgatCCGTTTGCAGGGAACGTGGGTGAAAGGAACTTCCCTccacaaaattccaccatttggAACATCCTGCGAAGTCATCATCGCAGGCGTCACTTCCtcc GGGATGAGAATCAGTCTAAACACCCTGATGAGCTGGCTAAATTTCCTGGCCCTCTTAtgag CAGTAAGATGCAGAAGAAGGAGCTGTTTCAGTTTATTACGATGAAATCACAGAAGTGCCTTGATGAAATCGCTGAGCCTGATCAAGTGGAGGCCTTTTTCTTCTGGCAGATTGTGGGATTGTTCTGTGCTCATAATGGA gaAGTGATGATGTGTGAAGTGGCCAGACTGCTCTTCAGGGCCTATAGCTTGCTTAGACAGAGAGCTTTAGGA TGTAAAGGTGCTTTGAGCCACGAGCAGTGGTGCCTTCCTCTGGCGCGGCTTTTGTGCTCCAACATCCCAGATGATAAACACAGAGAGCATGTGATTGAAATGGGAGACTATCTCG CCTCCAGAGGACTGATCTACGCCGCTCATATCTGCTACGTAGTGGCGAAAGTGGAACTAGGCTCACATGAGTGGATGTATCTAGTCGGATTCAACAG TTTGCCTAATGGACTCGCAGCCCTGAATGAAAGCGTTATGAGCACAGAGACGTATGAATACATGTTGTCACTGACCTCAGGTCATGCCCAGACAAACTTCCAG ATTTTCAAGTTGGACCATGCCATAAGACTGGCCATGCTTGCACTTGATGATACAGCGTTTGAGTACTGTGAGACCATTGCTAGAGCAGTCATCACCTCACCATGCTGCTTCACAACATCCCTAATGGAAAAGCTTATTTTG CTGTCTATCAACCTGTACTCTAAACGACAACAGGAAAAGGAACCTGAGTGGCTGCTACACCTTCTCCAGCTGCACAGCCTCAAGGTAGCTGATGTGAATGCAGATTATTGTGAGCAGCCTGGGCCATTCACCAGCTCTAATGTGGGACCAGAGGAGCTCGAGCCATCTACCAGCTCTAATGTGTTTTGTGAGATCCAGCAGTCTGAATGTGGAACGATCCCTGCTTTCGAGTCTCTTTATCTCGAGCAGCACACTGACCCAGAGG CTTTGAATCCCTTCTGTTAA
- the LOC128511726 gene encoding protein transport protein Sec16A-like: MCEVARLLFRAYSLLRQKALGCKGAVSHEQWCLPLVKLLCSNIPDDKHRQHVIKMGDELASRGLIYAAHICYVVAKVELGSHDRMYLVGFNSLPNGLAALNESVMSTETYEYMLSLTSGHAQTNFQICKLDHAIRLAMLALDDTAFEYCETIARAVITSPCCFTTSLMEKLILLSINLYSKRQQEKEPEWLLHLLQLHSLKVADVNADYREQPGPFTSSNVGPEELEPSTSSNVFCEIQDSECGTIPALESLYLEQHTDPEGAVNQSEEFDELATFPDLLIGNKMQKKELFQFIMMKSQKCLDEIAKPDQVEAFFFWQIVGLFCVQNGKVMMCEVARLLFRADGLLRQRASLCKGAMSHEQWCLPLARLLCSNIADDKHREHVIKSGDDLASRGLIYAAHFFLHGGESGDGSHDRY, encoded by the exons ATGTGTGAAGTGGCCCGACTGCTCTTCAGGGCCTATAGCTTGCTCAGACAGAAAGCATTAGGA TGTAAAGGTGCTGTGAGCCACGAGCAGTGGTGCCTTCCTCTGGTTAAGCTTTTGTGCTCCAACATCCCAGATGATAAACACAGGCAGCATGTGATTAAGATGGGAGATGAGCTCG CCTCCAGAGGACTGATCTACGCCGCTCATATCTGCTACGTAGTGGCGAAAGTGGAACTCGGCTCACATGATCGGATGTATCTAGTCGGATTCAACAG TTTGCCTAATGGACTCGCAGCCCTGAATGAAAGTGTTATGAGCACTGAGACGTATGAATACATGTTGTCACTGACCTCAGGTCATGCCCAGACAAACTTCCAG ATCTGCAAGTTGGACCATGCCATAAGACTGGCCATGCTTGCACTTGATGATACAGCGTTTGAGTACTGTGAGACCATTGCTAGAGCAGTCATCACCTCACCATGCTGCTTCACAACATCCCTAATGGAAAAGCTTATTTTG CTGTCTATCAACCTGTACTCTAAACGACAACAGGAAAAGGAACCTGAGTGGCTGCTACACCTTCTCCAGCTGCACAGCCTCAAGGTAGCTGATGTGAATGCAGATTATCGTGAGCAGCCTGGGCCATTCACCAGCTCTAATGTGGGACCAGAGGAGCTCGAGCCATCTACCAGCTCTAATGTGTTTTGTGAGATCCAGGACTCAGAATGTGGAACGATCCCTGCTCTCGAGTCTCTTTATCTCGAGCAGCACACTGACCCAGAGG GGGCTGTGAATCAGTCCGAAGAGTTTGATGAACTGGCTACATTTCCTGACCTACTGATAGG caataagatgCAGAAGAAGGAGCTGTTTCAGTTTATCATGATGAAATCACAGAAGTGCCTCGATGAAATCGCCAAACCTGATCAAGTGGAGGCCTTTTTCTTCTGGCAGATTGTGGGATTGTTCTGTGTTCAAAATGGA aaagtGATGATGTGTGAAGTGGCCAGACTTCTTTTCAGGGCTGACGGCTTGCTTAGACAGAGAGCATCACTA TGTAAAGGTGCTATGAGCCACGAGCAGTGGTGCCTTCCTCTGGCGCGGCTTTTGTGCTCCAACATCGCAGATGATAAACACAGAGAGCATGTGATTAAGAGTGGAGATGATCTTG CCTCCAGAGGACTGATCTACGCTgctcatttctttcttcatgGTGGCGAAAGTGGGGATGGATCACATGATCGTTACTGA